AACGTCGGCCAGATCGAGCGCGGCTACGAGCGCATCGACGAGCGCCTCAACGCGCTCGGCGCCAGGATCGAGCGCGTCGGGGACCGCCGCACGCCGTGAGCGCGGGCGGCACCGTGGACGTGGGAATGGAGGCGGGCGTCGCCGACGCGGCGGCGCGGCCCGCGGACGGCGGCGCGCCGTACCTCGAGTTCGACGTCTTCTCCGAGTGGGGCGTCCGTGCGCTGGTGACCACGCGCGCGGCGGGCAGCTTCGTCAGCGGCGGGGACGAGCCGATGGGCGAGGTCATGGCCCGCTGGTCCGCGCTGCAGCACCACCTCGCGCCCGCGGGCGGCGGCCGGTTCGCGACCGCGCGGCAGGTACATGGCGCACACGTCATCGAGCACGTCGCCGGCTGGACCGGATGGCTGCGCGGCCACGACGCGGACGGACACCTGGCCGTCGAGCGCGGGACGGCGCTCGCGGTGTCCGTGGCCGACTGCGTCCCGGCCTACGTCGCGCACCCATCGGGCGCCGTGGCGATGCTCCACTCGGGGTGGCGCGGCACGGTCGCGGGGATCCTCGGCAGCGCGGTGCGCGCGTTCGCGGCGCGTGGCCTCGCCGCGGCGGAGCTGCGCGTGCTGCTGGGCCCCGCAATCTGCGGCGCGTGCTACGAGGTGAGCCCGGACGTCTACGGCCAGCTCACCGGCCGCGCGGTCGATCGCCCGACCCCGGTCTCGCTGCACGCGGTGCTCGCCGACCAGGCGCGTGCCCTCGGCGTGCGGGACCTGCACGCGACGCCGCTCTGCACGCGGTGCGACGTGGCCACGCTCTACTCGCACCGCGCCGGCGACGCGGGGCGCCAGCTCGGCGTGATCGTGGCACGCGTGTCATGAGCGCGCCGTCGGCTCGGGCCGTTCAACTTGACGCGACCTAACCCCCGGTCTACCTTAGTATTGCGCTCCGGCCGGGAAACCGGCCCGTTGAATGTGGGGGAGGGTGCCCCACATTTTTTGTTGCCGTTAGCCGCCACCCGACCGTGCACGACGCGCTGGAAACCGCAGTCTCCGCGGAACTCGAGGCCCTCGGGTTCGAGCTCTTCGACCTCCGTCGCCGGGGGTCGCGCAGCCGGCCCGTGCTCGACCTGCGCATCGAGCGGCGGGACGGCGCGCGGGTGTCGGTGGACGACTGCGCGCGCGTCTCGCGGGCCGTCGAGGCCCGACTCGAGGCGGAGCGGCTGGTCGGGGAGCAGTACGTGCTGGAAGTGTCGTCGCCAGGGATCGAACGGCCGCTGCGCGGGCCGGCCGACTGGCGGAAGTTCGCAGGGCAGATGGCGGTGGTCACGGCCCCGTCGCTGCCCGCTGGGAAGGCGGAGGTGACGATCGTCGCTCTCGAAGGCGAGGCTGGCGAGGAAGTGGCGGTCGTCCGCGACGAGCGCGGGGCGGAGCACCGCCTCCGGCTGGCGGAGGTCAGCCAGGCCCGGCTCGCGTTCCACTGGAATCGGTAATAGGAGTCCTGGATGGTCGCTTCGGCTGAGATCCTCACCGCGATTCGCGAGTTGACCAACTCGAAGCAGCTCGATCGCACCGAGCTGTACGCGTTGCTGCAGGATGGCATTCTGGCCGCGCTCGCCAAGAAGTACGGCCCGACCGTTCAGGCCGAGGTCGACATCGACGACGACACGGGCCAGATCCGCGTCGTCCTGCTGCGCACGGTGGTCGAGGAGCCGCAGGACCCGGCCCGCGAGGTCTCCCTCGACGAGGCGCGCGCCCTGGACGCCGAGTTCCAGGTCGGCGACGTGCTGGAGCGCGAGGTTCCCTTCTCGGAGTTCGGCCGCGCCGCCGTGCAGGCCGCCAAGCAGCGCATCGTGCAGCGCGTCCGCGAGGGCGAGCGCACCCGCATCAAGGACGAGTTCTCGACCAAGGTCGGCGAGCTCCTCTCCGGCGAGGTGCAGCAGATCGAGCGCGGCAAGCTCGTGGTGATGCTCAACAAGTTCCGCGAGGCGGAGGCGATCATCCCCTACCGCGAGCAGAACCATCGCGAGCACTATCACCAGGGCGAGACCATCCGCGCGGTGCTCAAGCGCGTCGAGGACACGCCCAAGGGCCCGCGCCTGATCCTCAGCCGCTCGGACGCGCTGTTCGTGCAGGCGCTCTTCCGCCTGGAGGTGCCCGAGATCCAGCAGGGCATCGTCGAGATCCGCGCGGCCGCCCGCGAGGTCGGCAGCCGCACCAAGATCGCCGTCTTCTCGCGTGACGACGCGGTCGATCCGGTCGGCGCCTGCGTGGGCCTCAAGGGCGCCCGCGTGCAGGCCGTCGTGAACGAGCTGGGCGGCGAGCGCATCGACATCGTGCCCTGGTCGGCCGATCCGGAGCGCTTCGCCAAGCTGGCGCTGGCGCCTGCCAAGGTCGCGCGCGTCTTCAGCGACGCCGGCTCGCGCACCATCCAGGCGATCGTGGACGAGGACCAGCTCTCGCTCGCGATCGGCCGCAACGGCCAGAACGTGCGCCTGGCGTCGGAGCTGACGGGCTGGAAGATCGACCTCTACTCAAGCCGCGAGTGGCTGGAGAAGGGCGGCGAGCAGCAGCTCTTCGCGGCCGGCGGCGACGACGAGGTGGAGGACCTGCCGCTGGGCGACATCGCCGGGATCGATCCGGCGGTCGTCGCCGTGCTGGAGGCGGGCGGGTACCGCACGCTGAACGACATCCTCGATCTGGAGCGGGACGACTTCCTCAAGCTGCCGGGCATCGCCCCGGCCGAGGCGGATCGCCTGATCCAGATGATCGACGAGCTCACCACGGAGGACGAGTCCGAGGGAGCCGCCGAGGAGCCGCAGGACGGCTGATCCGGGGTCGGGGGCGTCGCGCCGCAGTGGCGCGGAGCCCCCGACGCGGTCTACGATGGAGACGCCGATGCAGGACCGGCTGCTGCGCCTACTCGGCCTCGGAGTCCGGGGACGGGGGGCGGTGGTCGGAGTGGATCGGGTGCGCGAGGCGGCGCTGAAGGGGACCCTGGTCCTCGCGGTGGTCGCGCCGGACGCCTCGCCCCACAGCCAGGAGAAGGTGCGGCCGCTCCTGCGCGCCCGGGGGATCCCGGTCGTGGAGGGACCGGGCGCGATGGAGTTGGGGCACGCGGTGGGACGAGAGGCGACGGCGGTGGTCGGCGTGACGGACCCCAATCTCGCCCGAGGCATACAACGAATGCTCGGCCCGTCCCTGCAGGGGGACGGCGCGGACGGCGCGCCTCGCGGGGCGCGCTCCGGCGGATGACCAGTCGCAGGGTGCGGCCGGTGCTCCGGTGGGAGCGGATCAGGAGGATTGTTTGAGCAAGCTTCGTGTGCACGACATGGCGGGCGAGTTCGGGATCACCACGGAGGAGGTCATCGACCTTCTCCGGAAGATGGACGTCCCGGTCCGCTCCCATCTGACGCTGCTGACCGACGACCAGGTCTCGCGCATCCGCGCGCGCTGGGAGCGGGAGAAGCGCGCCCGGGCCGAGCGCGCCGCGCAGGCGGCCGCGCCGGCGCCGCCGCCGCGTCGTCGCCGCAGCGCCGCTGCCGAACCGGCCGCCGCGGCGGCCGCTCCCGTCGCCGAGGCCGCACCCGCGACCACGGTGCGCCGCCGCGTGCGCAGCGCCGACGCGGCCGACGACCACGCGGGCGTGCTGACGGCGGAGGCCGCTCCGGCGCCCGTCGCCGAGGCGCCCGCGCCGGCGGTCGAGGAGCCGCGGACGCCCGCGCCCGTCGTCGAGGCGCCGGTCGTCGCCGCTCCGGCGGCACCCGCCGCCCCGGTCGCGCCCGAGACGCCCGCTCCCACGCCCGCGCCCGAGCCGGTCGTCGTCGAGGCCGCGCCGGTGCGCGACATCGTCGCCGTGCCGACTCCCGCCGCGCCGGTCGCGGCCGAGGCGCCCGCGGTCGAGACGCCGGTCGAGCGTCCTGCCGCGCCCGCGGCGGATGCTCCGCAGGCGCCCGCACGTCCGAGCGCGCCACCCGCTGCGCCGGCGCAGCCGACCCCGGCGCGTCCGCAGCCGGTGATGCCGGCCATGCGGCCGGTCGCGTCGGCCTCGCCGTCGACGCCGGCGCCGGCGCCCGCCGCCGCCGGTCCGGCCGGCGGCACCGCGGCCCCCGGTGGTCCGCGTCCGCGTCCGATCACGCCCGGCGCGCCGCGCCCGCGTCCCGTGACGCCTGGTGCGCCGCGCGGCATGACGCCCGTGGCCTCCGCGGCGCCGGGTGGTGGCCAGACCCGCCGTGACGGCGGCCGTGGCCCCGTGGGCGGCTTCGCCAGCCCGTACGGCGGTGGCGGTGGCGGTGGCGCCGGTACCGGGACCGCCGGCGCAGGTGCCGGCGCCGGGGCGCGCGATCGTGGCCGCGGTGGCAAGAAGGGCAAGCGCGGCGCGGTCGACCAGCAGGCGGTCGCCGACAACATCTCGCGCACGCTGCACGGCATGCGCGGGCCGGCCGGCCGTGGCAGCGGGCGCCGCGACGCGCGCGACTCGCGGGAGGAGATGGAGGCGCTGCGCGCCGCCAACGAGCAGCGCGAGCGCACGACGGTCCGCGTCAACGAGTTCATCACCGTCGCGGACCTGGCGCAGATCCTCAAGATCTCGCCGACGCAGATCGTGGGCTTCGCCCTGAAGAACCTGGGGCTGATGGTCACGATCAACCAGCGCCTCGACTTCGACCAGATCGAGCTCATCGCCAGCGAGTTCGGCTTCCAGGCCGTGCGCGAGGAGGAGTACCTCGCGGACTTCGGCGAGGAGACGACGGTCGACGCCGAGGAGGACCTGCAGCCGCGGCCGCCCGTCGTGACCATCATGGGTCACGTCGACCACGGCAAGACGTCGCTGCTCGACTACATCCGCAAGGCGAACGTCGTGGCCGGCGAGGCCGGCGGCATCACGCAGCACATCGGCGCGTACCACGTGTCGCTGCCGGACAAGCGGTTCATCACCTTCCTCGACACCCCGGGCCACCAGGCGTTCACCGCCATGCGTGCGCGTGGTGCGCAGGTGACCGACATCGTCGTGCTGGTCGTGGCGGCGGACGACGGCCTGATGCCGCAGACCATCGAGGCGATCTCGCACGCGAAGAACGCGGGCGTGCCGCTGGTGGTGGCGATCAACAAGATCGACCTGCCGCAGGCGAACCCGGGCAAGGTCAAGCAGGAGTTGCTGCAGCACAACGTCGTGCTGGAGGAGTTCGGCGGCAACGTGCTCTCGACCGAGATCTCGGCCAAGAAGGGCACGAACGTCTCCGACCTCCTCGACCAGCTCGTGCTGCAGGCCGAGATCCTCGACCTGAAGGCGAACGCCGACAAGCGCGCGACCGGCACGGTGGTCGAGGCGCAGCTCGATCCGGGCAAGGGCCCGGTCGCGACGGTGCTCGTGCAGAGCGGCACGCTCCGCGTCGGCGACGACTTCATCGTCGGTCAGTTCTCCGGCCGCGTGCGCGCGCTGCTCGACGAGCGCGGCAAGCAGGTCAAGGCGGCCGGCCCGGCGATCCCGGTGCAGATCCTCGGTCTGACGGGCGTCCCGATGGCGGGCGACCAGCTGATCGTGGTGGAGGACGCGACGCAGGCGCGCGAGATCGCGCAGCGCCGCGAGCGGCTGGACCGCGAGGCCAAGTCGCGCCGCACCTCGAAGGGCGCGGTCACGCTCGAGGACTTCATGAACGTGGCGTCGGCGGGCGAGAAGCGCACGCTGAAGCTGCTCATCAAGGCCGACCAGGGAGGACCGGCGGAGGCGCTCGCCGACGCGCTCGGCCAGCTGTCGAACGAGGAGGTCGTCGTCGACATCATCCAGCGCGGCGTCGGTGCGATCACCGAGGGCGACATCCTGCTGGCGAAGGCGGCCGGCGCGATCATCATCGGCTTCCACGTGCGCCCGGACACCAAGGCGCGCACGGCGGCCGAGCGCGAGGGCGTCGACATCAAGCTCTATCGCATCATCTACGAGGCGGTCAACGACGTGAAGGCGGCCCTCGAGGGGATGCTCAAGCCGGAGCAGCGCGAGGTCATCCTCGGCGAGGCCGAGGTGCGCGAGGTCTTCAAGGTGCCGCGCATCGGTGCGATCGCCGGCTCGTACGTCCGCAGCGGCTCGTTCCAGCGCGGCGCGAAGGTGCGGGTGGTGCGCGACGGCGTCGAGATCTACGACGGCAACCTGGGCTCGCTGCGCCGCTTCAAGGACGACGTGAAGGAGGTCAAGGAAGGCTTCGAGTGCGGCATCGGCGTCGAGAACTTCAACGACCTCAAGGTCGGCGACGTGATCGAGTGCTACCGCACCGAGGAGGTCGCGCGCACCCTGCAGTCGGGCAGCGCGAACTCCTGATCCGGCACCACGCTCGGCGCTCGGCGCTCGGCGCTCGCTCCGTCGATCGACGGGGCGGGCGGCGGACGCCGGGCGCCGACTGCTTCTAGAGAGGTACCATGCCCTACGACAATCGACGCCCCGATCGGGTGGCCGAGGCGATCCGCGAGGAGGTCGCCGGCTTCCTGGCCGACGGCGTGAAGGATCCGCGCGTGCGCGGCCTGGTCACGGTGACCGGCGTCGACATCACGCGCGACCTGCGGCACGCGAAGATCTTCGTCAGCATCATGGGGAGCGACGCGGAGCGCGACGAGACGCTCGCGGGGCTGACGGCGGTGGCCGCGCACCTGCGCGGCCGCGTCGGCCGCGCGCTGCGCCTGCGCGTCGCGCCGGAGCTCTCCTTCAAGACCGACGCGAGCGTCGGCTACGCGGCGCGCATCGAGACGCTCTTGGAGGAGGTGCGCCGCGAGCGCGACGCGTCCACGAACGACGACGCGCCCGCCAGCGACGCGACCGCGAGCGACGCGACCGCGACCGACGCGACTGCGAGCGAGGCGCCGAACGGCGACGCCTCCGCGCCCGACGTGCGCGGCTGATCGCACGGGCGGCGGTCGCACGTCGATGGCCGACGGCCTTCTTCTCGTCGACAAGCCCGCGGGCGTGACGTCGCACGACGTCGTGAACGTGGTGCGGCGCGCGACCGGCGAGCGCCGCGTCGGCCACGCGGGCACGCTCGACCCGTTCGCGACGGGTCTGCTCGTCGTCCTGACCGGTCGCGCGACGCGCCTCATCCCGCACGTCAGCGGCGATCCCAAGGTCTACGAGGCGACGGTCCGCTTCGGTGCCGAGACGGACACCGAGGACCTGCTGGGGTCGATCGTGCGCGAGGCGCCCGCAGCCACCGAGGAGGCCGTGCGCGCGGCGATCCCCGCGCTCACCGGGTGGCTCGACCAGGTGCCGCCGGCGTATTCGGCCAAGCGCGTCCAGGGGAAGCGGGCGTACGACCTCGCGCGGGAGGGGATCGCCGTGGAGCTCGCCCCATCGCGCGTGCGCGTCGACCGCTGGGAGTTGCTGGCGTGGCGCGCGGGTGAGCACGTGGAGGCCGACGTGCGCGTGACGTGCGGCGGCGGGACGTACATCCGCTCGCTGGCGCGCGACCTCGGGCGACTCACAGGGAGCGCCGCGCATCTCACCGCGCTTCGGCGGGCTCACAGCGGCGCGTTCGACGTCGCGCACGCCACCTCGCTCGACGACGTGCGCGAGGGCCGTGCGGTGCTGCGCGCACCGCTCGACGCGCTTCCCGAGCATCCCGTGCAGACGCTGGACGACGGCGATGTGCGGCGCATCCTCGCGGGCATCCAGGTGCACGCGATCGTGGACGGCGCGTGGGCCGCGCTCACGAATCCGTCGGGCGCGCTCGTCGCGCTGGCGGAGCGGGCAGGGGAGCGCTGGCAGCCGCGCGTGGTGCTGCATGGCTGATCCCGTGCTTCTCGGCGCCGACGATGAGTCGTGGCTCCCGCCCGACGTGGGTGGCACGGTCGCGACGGTCGGCTCCTTCGACGGCGTGCATCGCGGCCACCAGGACGTGCTCGCGCGGCTCTCCGCGCGTGCGCGTGAGGTCGGTCTCCGCAGCCTGCTCGTGACCTTCGAGCCGCACCCGCTGGAGATCGTCAATCCGGACGTGGCGCCGCACCTTCTCACGCCCGGCCGCGAGAAGCTCGCGGCGCTGGCGGAGAGTGGGGTCGACTACGTCGCGGTCGTGCCGTTCACGCGGACGCTCGCCTCGTACGAGGCGTCGCAGTTCGTGGACCTCGTGCTGCGCGATCGGCTGCGCATGCGCGAGCTGTTCATCGGGCACGACCACGGCTTCGGGCGCGGCCGCGCGGGCGACGTGCACGTGCTGCAGCAGCTGGGCGCCGCGCGCGGCTTCCGGGTGGAGGTGGTCGAGCCCATCGCGGCCGACGGTCACGCGGTCTCCTCCACCGCGATTCGCCGGGCCGTCGCCGGCGGCGATCTCCACCGCGCCGAGGTCGGGCTGGGGCGCCCGTACGGGGCGACCGGGACGGTGGTGCAGGGCGAGCAGCGCGGCCGGCTCCTCGGCTATCCCACGCTCAACGTCGCCCTGCCGAGCCCGCGGAAGCTGCTCCCGCCCGAAGGCGTCTACGCGGTCCGCGTCCACACGGTCGGCGGCTCCTACGGCGGCATGCTCAACCTCGGGCCACGGCCGACCT
This region of Roseisolibacter agri genomic DNA includes:
- a CDS encoding polyphenol oxidase family protein; the encoded protein is MSAGGTVDVGMEAGVADAAARPADGGAPYLEFDVFSEWGVRALVTTRAAGSFVSGGDEPMGEVMARWSALQHHLAPAGGGRFATARQVHGAHVIEHVAGWTGWLRGHDADGHLAVERGTALAVSVADCVPAYVAHPSGAVAMLHSGWRGTVAGILGSAVRAFAARGLAAAELRVLLGPAICGACYEVSPDVYGQLTGRAVDRPTPVSLHAVLADQARALGVRDLHATPLCTRCDVATLYSHRAGDAGRQLGVIVARVS
- the rimP gene encoding ribosome maturation factor RimP, which translates into the protein MHDALETAVSAELEALGFELFDLRRRGSRSRPVLDLRIERRDGARVSVDDCARVSRAVEARLEAERLVGEQYVLEVSSPGIERPLRGPADWRKFAGQMAVVTAPSLPAGKAEVTIVALEGEAGEEVAVVRDERGAEHRLRLAEVSQARLAFHWNR
- the nusA gene encoding transcription termination factor NusA, with protein sequence MVASAEILTAIRELTNSKQLDRTELYALLQDGILAALAKKYGPTVQAEVDIDDDTGQIRVVLLRTVVEEPQDPAREVSLDEARALDAEFQVGDVLEREVPFSEFGRAAVQAAKQRIVQRVREGERTRIKDEFSTKVGELLSGEVQQIERGKLVVMLNKFREAEAIIPYREQNHREHYHQGETIRAVLKRVEDTPKGPRLILSRSDALFVQALFRLEVPEIQQGIVEIRAAAREVGSRTKIAVFSRDDAVDPVGACVGLKGARVQAVVNELGGERIDIVPWSADPERFAKLALAPAKVARVFSDAGSRTIQAIVDEDQLSLAIGRNGQNVRLASELTGWKIDLYSSREWLEKGGEQQLFAAGGDDEVEDLPLGDIAGIDPAVVAVLEAGGYRTLNDILDLERDDFLKLPGIAPAEADRLIQMIDELTTEDESEGAAEEPQDG
- a CDS encoding L7Ae/L30e/S12e/Gadd45 family ribosomal protein, translating into METPMQDRLLRLLGLGVRGRGAVVGVDRVREAALKGTLVLAVVAPDASPHSQEKVRPLLRARGIPVVEGPGAMELGHAVGREATAVVGVTDPNLARGIQRMLGPSLQGDGADGAPRGARSGG
- the infB gene encoding translation initiation factor IF-2, whose amino-acid sequence is MSKLRVHDMAGEFGITTEEVIDLLRKMDVPVRSHLTLLTDDQVSRIRARWEREKRARAERAAQAAAPAPPPRRRRSAAAEPAAAAAAPVAEAAPATTVRRRVRSADAADDHAGVLTAEAAPAPVAEAPAPAVEEPRTPAPVVEAPVVAAPAAPAAPVAPETPAPTPAPEPVVVEAAPVRDIVAVPTPAAPVAAEAPAVETPVERPAAPAADAPQAPARPSAPPAAPAQPTPARPQPVMPAMRPVASASPSTPAPAPAAAGPAGGTAAPGGPRPRPITPGAPRPRPVTPGAPRGMTPVASAAPGGGQTRRDGGRGPVGGFASPYGGGGGGGAGTGTAGAGAGAGARDRGRGGKKGKRGAVDQQAVADNISRTLHGMRGPAGRGSGRRDARDSREEMEALRAANEQRERTTVRVNEFITVADLAQILKISPTQIVGFALKNLGLMVTINQRLDFDQIELIASEFGFQAVREEEYLADFGEETTVDAEEDLQPRPPVVTIMGHVDHGKTSLLDYIRKANVVAGEAGGITQHIGAYHVSLPDKRFITFLDTPGHQAFTAMRARGAQVTDIVVLVVAADDGLMPQTIEAISHAKNAGVPLVVAINKIDLPQANPGKVKQELLQHNVVLEEFGGNVLSTEISAKKGTNVSDLLDQLVLQAEILDLKANADKRATGTVVEAQLDPGKGPVATVLVQSGTLRVGDDFIVGQFSGRVRALLDERGKQVKAAGPAIPVQILGLTGVPMAGDQLIVVEDATQAREIAQRRERLDREAKSRRTSKGAVTLEDFMNVASAGEKRTLKLLIKADQGGPAEALADALGQLSNEEVVVDIIQRGVGAITEGDILLAKAAGAIIIGFHVRPDTKARTAAEREGVDIKLYRIIYEAVNDVKAALEGMLKPEQREVILGEAEVREVFKVPRIGAIAGSYVRSGSFQRGAKVRVVRDGVEIYDGNLGSLRRFKDDVKEVKEGFECGIGVENFNDLKVGDVIECYRTEEVARTLQSGSANS
- the rbfA gene encoding 30S ribosome-binding factor RbfA, which gives rise to MPYDNRRPDRVAEAIREEVAGFLADGVKDPRVRGLVTVTGVDITRDLRHAKIFVSIMGSDAERDETLAGLTAVAAHLRGRVGRALRLRVAPELSFKTDASVGYAARIETLLEEVRRERDASTNDDAPASDATASDATATDATASEAPNGDASAPDVRG
- the truB gene encoding tRNA pseudouridine(55) synthase TruB, encoding MADGLLLVDKPAGVTSHDVVNVVRRATGERRVGHAGTLDPFATGLLVVLTGRATRLIPHVSGDPKVYEATVRFGAETDTEDLLGSIVREAPAATEEAVRAAIPALTGWLDQVPPAYSAKRVQGKRAYDLAREGIAVELAPSRVRVDRWELLAWRAGEHVEADVRVTCGGGTYIRSLARDLGRLTGSAAHLTALRRAHSGAFDVAHATSLDDVREGRAVLRAPLDALPEHPVQTLDDGDVRRILAGIQVHAIVDGAWAALTNPSGALVALAERAGERWQPRVVLHG
- a CDS encoding bifunctional riboflavin kinase/FAD synthetase — protein: MADPVLLGADDESWLPPDVGGTVATVGSFDGVHRGHQDVLARLSARAREVGLRSLLVTFEPHPLEIVNPDVAPHLLTPGREKLAALAESGVDYVAVVPFTRTLASYEASQFVDLVLRDRLRMRELFIGHDHGFGRGRAGDVHVLQQLGAARGFRVEVVEPIAADGHAVSSTAIRRAVAGGDLHRAEVGLGRPYGATGTVVQGEQRGRLLGYPTLNVALPSPRKLLPPEGVYAVRVHTVGGSYGGMLNLGPRPTFGDATRSLEAHLFDAEGDWYGQTVGVDFVARLRDTRRFDGVDALVAQLGRDAQHARRVLARPAADAR